In Halanaeroarchaeum sp. HSR-CO, one DNA window encodes the following:
- a CDS encoding ABC transporter permease: MASRTTSHTGQAETDTGSLRRRIQRSEWLGPVVTLLPSVFWLLVFFLVPLAVMFYYSFGETGPFGQVLVSAEYLGIQQYVQFFVPSEVSALAAVWHTVAWILEGLLPFEAQLAATDPTPYIQLTIKSIGYGIVATVVSFAVGYPAAYYIGRVAPEEYRDLLLVLVILPFWASFLVRIYAIQLLLSRGSFLMEGLSLLPFVEPGLRLMNTQFAVMLGLVYIWIPFMILPVYTSIEEIDFTLQEAAMDLGADRASAFRRVIFPLSMPGVVAGSILVFIPSAGSYVIPELLGGPDSQMIGNFIANQFGSAMNWPLGAAGSFILMAVMLGAIGFYMKFGESGDLA, from the coding sequence ATGGCAAGTCGAACCACGTCACACACCGGGCAGGCGGAGACGGACACGGGCTCGCTGCGTCGTCGAATCCAGCGAAGCGAGTGGCTCGGGCCCGTCGTGACCCTGCTACCCAGCGTTTTCTGGCTCCTCGTGTTCTTCCTCGTCCCGCTCGCGGTCATGTTCTACTACAGCTTCGGCGAGACGGGGCCGTTCGGGCAGGTGCTCGTCAGCGCTGAGTACCTGGGCATCCAGCAGTACGTGCAGTTTTTCGTCCCCAGCGAGGTGTCCGCGCTCGCGGCCGTCTGGCACACCGTCGCGTGGATACTGGAGGGACTGCTCCCCTTCGAGGCCCAGTTGGCGGCGACCGACCCGACGCCTTACATCCAGTTGACGATCAAGAGTATCGGCTACGGCATCGTGGCGACCGTCGTCTCATTCGCCGTCGGGTATCCAGCGGCCTATTACATCGGTCGCGTCGCTCCGGAGGAGTACCGGGACCTCCTGTTGGTCCTCGTCATCCTGCCCTTCTGGGCGTCCTTTCTGGTCCGCATCTACGCCATCCAGTTGCTCCTCTCCCGAGGGAGTTTCCTGATGGAAGGCCTGTCGTTGCTCCCGTTCGTCGAACCGGGACTCCGGTTGATGAACACGCAGTTCGCGGTCATGCTCGGTCTCGTGTACATCTGGATCCCGTTCATGATCCTCCCCGTCTACACCAGCATCGAAGAAATCGACTTTACCCTTCAGGAGGCGGCCATGGACCTGGGGGCAGACCGTGCGTCCGCGTTCCGTCGGGTCATCTTCCCGCTCTCGATGCCGGGAGTCGTGGCCGGGAGCATCCTCGTGTTCATCCCGAGTGCGGGATCGTACGTCATCCCGGAACTCCTCGGCGGTCCGGATAGCCAGATGATCGGCAATTTCATCGCAAACCAGTTCGGGAGCGCGATGAACTGGCCGCTGGGCGCCGCGGGGTCGTTCATCCTGATGGCCGTCATGCTAGGTGCCATCGGCTTCTACATGAAATTCGGCGAGAGTGGTGATCTCGCATGA
- a CDS encoding ABC transporter permease → MSTATEPTVGQRIKRMRSRVFEQGTVLLSLEALFLYLFLYVPILVVIALSFNDSQYVLVWQGFTIEWWQAFFSGQTVARVDPAVAWVALLNSLKIASVTVVVSTVFGTMLAFGLDRYDFPGKGLLLGTVYMPIIIPSIVMGISLLIFFNMVGMSLGIGTATIGHIAFDISFVAVVVAARLQSFDRTLEEAAQDLGANRLETFRYVTFPAIKPGVIAGALLAFAMSFDDFVVTFFIIGNQNTLPIFFFSKVRMGVTPGVNVIAAAIIIFSIAIVALAQRYEGPIW, encoded by the coding sequence ATGAGCACCGCAACTGAGCCAACCGTGGGTCAGCGGATCAAGCGCATGCGCTCGCGGGTCTTCGAGCAGGGAACGGTCCTCCTGTCGCTGGAGGCGCTGTTCCTCTACCTCTTTCTCTACGTGCCCATACTGGTGGTCATCGCCCTCTCGTTCAACGACTCCCAGTACGTCCTCGTCTGGCAGGGCTTCACGATCGAGTGGTGGCAGGCCTTCTTCAGTGGACAGACGGTCGCGCGAGTGGACCCCGCCGTGGCCTGGGTGGCGCTCCTCAACTCGCTGAAAATCGCCAGTGTCACGGTCGTCGTGAGCACGGTCTTCGGAACCATGCTCGCCTTCGGCCTGGACCGCTACGACTTCCCCGGAAAGGGCCTCCTGCTCGGGACCGTCTACATGCCGATCATCATCCCGAGCATCGTGATGGGCATCTCGCTGCTGATCTTCTTCAACATGGTCGGCATGAGCCTGGGCATCGGAACGGCCACCATCGGCCACATCGCCTTCGACATCAGTTTCGTGGCCGTCGTGGTCGCCGCGCGGTTACAGAGTTTCGATCGGACCCTCGAGGAGGCCGCCCAGGACCTCGGAGCGAACCGACTCGAGACGTTCCGCTACGTCACGTTCCCCGCTATCAAACCGGGCGTCATCGCGGGTGCGTTACTCGCGTTCGCCATGAGTTTCGACGACTTCGTCGTGACCTTCTTCATCATCGGCAACCAGAACACGCTCCCGATATTCTTCTTCTCGAAGGTCCGCATGGGCGTCACGCCGGGCGTCAACGTGATCGCTGCCGCGATCATCATCTTCTCCATCGCCATCGTGGCCCTCGCCCAGCGATACGAAGGGCCGATCTGGTGA
- a CDS encoding spermidine/putrescine ABC transporter substrate-binding protein — translation MDKQGTNSARRRTFLKVTGSIATAGLAGLAGCSGGGDGGGTETTSSSDGGSGDSTTVDADAEDLREEYDLAELDYELEDELNIFQWSDYWGEDIIPTFEKVFGVTVNVSNFASNEEMFNKLKAGGTGQYDLVFPSDYMIGTMAEQGVIQELDMDKIPNYENVASKFSDPSYDPDPGTYSVPYQWGTSGIGWTTEMLGDTELNTWDAMWNDDYAGEITMMNDMRETIGAALKRRGYSLNTTDPEKIEEAKQDLIEQKELLLTYDSSNFEVKLINEQASPVHGWSGDIFRAYWETYEDDSSPVNYRVPEEGGVVWVDNGAITAEAQHPNAAHAFINYYSNARVAAAITNWTYFGSPNEAAEEHIYEEILEDPAIYPPDDVMDSLEYIENVGDARSHYSEAWTEIQNA, via the coding sequence ATGGACAAGCAAGGAACCAACTCGGCGCGTCGGCGGACCTTCCTCAAAGTAACTGGCTCGATCGCCACGGCGGGACTGGCAGGGCTGGCTGGCTGTTCCGGGGGTGGGGATGGTGGCGGGACGGAAACCACCAGCAGCAGCGACGGTGGTTCTGGGGACTCCACGACGGTCGATGCGGACGCAGAAGACCTGCGTGAGGAGTACGATCTCGCAGAACTGGACTACGAACTCGAGGACGAGTTGAACATCTTCCAGTGGAGCGACTACTGGGGAGAGGACATCATCCCGACCTTCGAGAAGGTCTTCGGGGTGACTGTGAACGTCTCCAACTTCGCGTCGAACGAGGAGATGTTCAACAAACTCAAAGCGGGTGGGACCGGGCAGTACGACCTGGTGTTCCCGAGCGACTACATGATCGGGACGATGGCCGAGCAGGGCGTCATCCAGGAACTCGACATGGACAAGATCCCGAACTACGAGAACGTGGCCTCGAAGTTCTCCGATCCGTCCTACGACCCGGATCCAGGGACCTACTCGGTCCCCTATCAATGGGGGACCTCGGGGATCGGCTGGACGACCGAGATGTTGGGGGACACCGAGTTGAACACGTGGGACGCGATGTGGAACGACGACTACGCCGGCGAAATCACGATGATGAACGACATGCGCGAGACCATCGGTGCGGCGCTCAAACGCCGGGGATACTCTTTGAATACCACGGACCCCGAGAAGATCGAGGAGGCCAAACAGGACCTCATCGAGCAAAAAGAGCTGTTGCTCACCTACGACTCCTCGAACTTCGAGGTGAAGTTGATCAACGAGCAGGCCAGCCCCGTTCACGGCTGGTCCGGGGACATCTTCCGGGCCTACTGGGAGACCTACGAGGACGATTCCTCGCCGGTCAACTACCGGGTCCCCGAGGAGGGCGGCGTCGTCTGGGTCGACAACGGGGCGATCACCGCAGAGGCACAGCACCCCAACGCGGCCCACGCCTTCATCAACTACTACTCGAACGCGCGCGTCGCGGCGGCCATCACGAACTGGACGTACTTCGGTAGCCCGAACGAGGCCGCGGAGGAGCACATCTACGAAGAGATCTTGGAGGACCCGGCCATCTATCCGCCAGACGACGTCATGGATAGCCTCGAGTACATCGAGAACGTCGGTGACGCACGGTCGCACTACAGCGAAGCCTGGACCGAGATCCAGAACGCCTGA